One stretch of Methanobacterium aggregans DNA includes these proteins:
- a CDS encoding DUF22 domain-containing protein: MVRIVTRLGTIRKELEDKEADIDFKIGTIVGKLRAIVADEDVDFKANDVKPIKIQEIKVPANHICLLYAYAENRYGHTIAVGEETPLPISMDRTVDHATFVAALDGEIKKNDLIGVLTLLPTELMR, from the coding sequence ATGGTCAGAATAGTAACCAGACTTGGTACCATAAGGAAGGAACTTGAAGATAAAGAAGCAGATATTGACTTCAAAATAGGAACTATAGTTGGAAAATTAAGGGCAATAGTTGCTGATGAAGATGTGGATTTCAAGGCCAACGATGTGAAGCCAATTAAAATCCAGGAGATCAAGGTACCTGCAAACCATATCTGCCTCCTTTACGCCTACGCTGAGAACCGATATGGGCATACAATAGCTGTAGGTGAAGAAACACCCCTACCAATAAGTATGGACAGAACAGTGGACCATGCAACATTTGTTGCAGCTCTTGATGGAGAGATCAAAAAGAATGACCTGATTGGAGTGCTGACCTTACTTCCAACAGAACTCATGAGGTAA